One genomic window of Arachis stenosperma cultivar V10309 chromosome 10, arast.V10309.gnm1.PFL2, whole genome shotgun sequence includes the following:
- the LOC130957210 gene encoding uncharacterized protein LOC130957210 translates to MEIGDGRGTRFWEDVWLHGGPLKDTFPRLFSVSNQTGSVIGDCGFWDGLEWRWNFQWRRELFQWELDLVQQLHETLRLVNLVCDREDRVVWKFDKHGVFSTNSFVQELQVELIPEDMASFNFTRTIWKGLVPPRVELFIWFVLTGRVNTKERLSRLGVVNQEDVTCVLCNKGVECSHHLFLACEFSWQLWCAWLSFVGRQWSCPGSMKEHYQSWTELPTRKQERKRWMVSFCAIIWNIWLERNRRIFQNDGKGVDEINYLVFKNFNEWLGVDPFCC, encoded by the coding sequence ATGGAGATTGGTGATGGGAGAGGTACTCGGTTCTGGGAGGATGTCTGGCTGCATGGTGGGCCCTTGAAAGATACTTTCCCGAGACTCTTCTCAGTTTCAAACCAAACAGGATCCGTCATAGGGGATTGTGGGTTCTGGGACGGGTTAGAGTGGAGGTGGAACTTCCAATGGAGGCGAGAGCTATTCCAATGGGAGTTGGACCTAGTGCAGCAACTGCATGAAACACTAAGGCTGGTTAACCTTGTGTGTGACAGAGAGGATAGAGTGGTATGGAAGTTTGATAAACATGGTGTATTTTCTACTAACTCCTTTGTGCAGGAATTGCAGGTGGAATTGATACCGGAGGATATGGCGAGTTTCAACTTTACTAGGACAATTTGGAAAGGTCTTGTGCCACCAAGAGTTGAACTGTTTATCTGGTTTGTCTTGACTGGAAGGGTGAATACAAAGGAAAGGCTGAGTCGATTGGGAGTAGTTAACCAAGAGGATGTGACCTGTGTGTTGTGTAATAAAGGTGTTGAATGTAGCCACCACTTGTTTCTTGCTTGTGAATTTTCTTGGCAGCTTTGGTGTGCATGGCTATCCTTTGTTGGAAGGCAATGGTCATGCCCAGGGTCAATGAAGGAACACTATCAGAGTTGGACTGAGCTACCAACTAGAAAGCAGGAGCGCAAAAGGTGGATGGTATCCTTCTGTGCTATTATCTGGAATATCTGGCTTGAAAGAAATAGGAGGATCTTTCAGAACGATGGGAAAGGGGTTGATGAAATAAATTACCTGGTCTTCAAGAACTTTAACGAGTGGTTAGGTGTGGATCCCTTCtgttgttga
- the LOC130957211 gene encoding uncharacterized protein LOC130957211 gives MIIGLAMEVGDGRCTRFWEDVWIMGGSLKNRFPRLFSVSNQRGSVIGDCGFWDGLTWIWNFQWRRELFQWELDLVNQLHNTLRVVKLALGREDRVVWKYDKQGIFSTNSFVQVLQGEMAPEDISSYSFTRSIWKGLVPPRVELFVWFGLIGRVNTKERLRRFGVISQEDSLCALCKIGDENDYHLFLGCNFSWQVWCAWISHVGMQWIYPGTVKEHFQSWTEAPNNKEERKRWMVCFCAIMWNIWLERNRRIFQNKEKGVEEIINLSVQSYTEWLGADPFSC, from the coding sequence ATGATAATTGGATTGGCTATGGAAGTGGGTGATGGGAGATGTACTCGGTTCTGGGAGGATGTCTGGATCATGGGAGGGTCTTTAAAGAATCGATTTCCAAGGCTTTTCTCTGTTTCAAACCAAAGAGGATCAGTGATAGGGGATTGTGGGTTCTGGGATGGGTTAACTTGGATATGGAACTTTCAATGGAGGCGTGAGCTGTTCCAATGGGAGTTGGACCTAGTGAACCAGCTTCATAACACTTTGAGAGTAGTTAAACTTGCGCTTGGGAGAGAGGATAGAGTTGTGTGGAAATATGATAAGCAGGGTATTTTTTCTACTAACTCTTTTGTGCAGGTGTTACAGGGAGAAATGGCTCCAGAGGATATCTCAAGCTACAGCTTCACTAGGTCAATTTGGAAAGGACTTGTCCCTCCCAGGGTGGAGTTATTTGTCTGGTTTGGCTTGATTGGCAGGGTCAATACGAAGGAGAGATTGCGTCGGTTCGGGGTTATTAGCCAAGAAGATTCTCTATGTGCCTTATGTAAAATAGGCGATGAAAATGATTACCACCTGTTTCTAGGCTGTAATTTCTCTTGGCAAGTCTGGTGTGCTTGGATATCTCATGTTGGCATGCAATGGATATACCCAGGTACAGTCAAGGAGCATTTCCAGAGTTGGACTGAGGCACCAAATAATAAGGAGGAGCGCAAGAGGTGGATGGTGTGTTTTTGTGCCATTATGTGGAATATCTGGCTGGAACGAAACAGGAGAATTTTTCAGAATAAGGAAAAAGGTGTTGAGGAGATTATCAACTTGTCTGTCCAGAGCTACACTGAATGGTTAGGTGCTGACCCCTTTagttgttga